The following are from one region of the Salmo trutta chromosome 22, fSalTru1.1, whole genome shotgun sequence genome:
- the pycr3 gene encoding pyrroline-5-carboxylate reductase 3 isoform X1 yields the protein MAAMKKYFWDSEETEYMLKVLRELDIAKHLDGRKVRNLKLFKVAEKRMKQAGYHRSIDQIRHRWKVLKTSYYSWNNNQQTVKLTRFPQYATTMQSIMDESETWSRSHGTNTGPVRIRNRPKPTVHDEETEDSEEEATAAQSLHDHSTVDVIIKTDPETPPEMDSNLRIGFIGAGNMAYGIAKGVLQSGDVPPTNVKVSAPSARNFGRFQELGVAVTHSNAELVSSCDLVFVAVKPHLVTTILSEITDLVTRKHIIVSVAAGVTLATLQGLLPFDTVVLRLMPNLPCLVQQGALLFSRGTRARQEDGDLLRSLLQHCGLVEEGPEAWIDIHTGLSGSGVAFVYLFAEALAEGAVKMGMPSALAHSIAAQTVLGAGQLLRDSGKHPAQLRSEVCTPGGTTIFGLHAMEQGGVRAATMTAVETATERARELGRKSAPMATENRK from the exons ATGGCTGCCATGAAAAAATACTTCTGGGACTCGGAGGAGACTGAATATATGTTAAAAGTTTTAAGGGAGCTGGACATAGCGAAGCACTTGGACGGTCGAAAGGTTCGAAACCTGAAGTTGTTCAAGGTAGCAGAGAAGAGAATGAAACAGGCCGGGTATCACAGATCAATTGACCAGATAAGGCACCGGTGGAAAGTTCTCAAGACATCGTATTATAGCTGGAATAACAACCAGCAAACAGTGAAACTTACTCGTTTCCCACAATATGCAACCACGATGCAATCAATCATGGATGAATCTGAAACATGGAGCCGCTCGCATGGCACCAACACCGGCCCTGTTCGTATTCGGAATAGGCCTAAGCCTACAGTGCATGACGAAGAGACAGAAGATTCCGAAGAAGAAGCAACTGCTGCTCAGTCGTTGCATGATCATTCTACTGTGGATGTCATT ATCAAGACAGACCCAGAGACTCCTCCTGAGATGGACTCTAACCTGAGAATCGGCTTCATTGGGGCAGGCAACATGGCCTACGGGATAGCCAAGGGAGTCCTGCAGTCTG GAGATGTCCCTCCCACCAATGTTAAAGTGAGCGCACCCTCCGCAAGGAACTTTGGTCGCTTTCAG GAGTTGGGGGTGGCTGTCACCCACTCCAATGCAGAGCTGGTCAGTAGCTGTGACTTGGTGTTCGTGGCGGTCAAACCACACCTCGTCACAACCATTCTCAGTGAGATTACAGACCTCGTCACCCGGAAACACATCATCGTCTCCGTGGCAGCAGGTGTAACCTTGGCAACGCTTCAGGGG ctcctgccaTTTGACACTGTGGTTTTGAGACTGATGCCCAACCttccctgtctggtccagcaaggGGCACTGTTGTTCTCGCGGGGGACACGGGCGCGACAGGAGGACGGGGATCTGCTCCGCTCGCTGCTTCAACACTGTGGCCTGGTGGAGGAGGGGCCCGAGGCCTGGATAGACATCCACACTGGGCTCAGTGGCAGTGGGGTGGCCTTT GTGTATCTGTTTGCAGAGGCGCTGGCTGAGGGAGCGGTGAAGATGGGCATGCCCAGTGCTCTGGCCCATAGCATCGCTGCTCAGACTGTATTG GGGGCAGGCCAGTTGTTGAGGGACTCAGGGAAGCATCCAGCCCAACTGCGTTCGGAGGTGTGTACACCAGGAGGCACCACTATCTTCGGGCTTCATGCCATGGAGCAGGGGGGTGTGAGGGCCGCCACCATGACCGCTGTGGAGACTGCTACTGAGAGGGCCAGGGAGCTGGGCAGGAAGTCGGCGCCTATGGCCACAGAAAATAGGAAGTGA
- the pycr3 gene encoding pyrroline-5-carboxylate reductase 3 isoform X2, whose translation MAAMKKYFWDSEETEYMLKVLRELDIAKHLDGRKVRNLKLFKVAEKRMKQAGYHRSIDQIRHRWKVLKTSYYSWNNNQQTVKLTRFPQYATTMQSIMDESETWSRSHGTNTGPVRIRNRPKPTVHDEETEDSEEEATAAQSLHDHSTVDVIIKTDPETPPEMDSNLRIGFIGAGNMAYGIAKGVLQSGDVPPTNVKVSAPSARNFGRFQELGVAVTHSNAELVSSCDLVFVAVKPHLVTTILSEITDLVTRKHIIVSVAAGVTLATLQGLLPFDTVVLRLMPNLPCLVQQGALLFSRGTRARQEDGDLLRSLLQHCGLVEEGPEAWIDIHTGLSGSGVAFV comes from the exons ATGGCTGCCATGAAAAAATACTTCTGGGACTCGGAGGAGACTGAATATATGTTAAAAGTTTTAAGGGAGCTGGACATAGCGAAGCACTTGGACGGTCGAAAGGTTCGAAACCTGAAGTTGTTCAAGGTAGCAGAGAAGAGAATGAAACAGGCCGGGTATCACAGATCAATTGACCAGATAAGGCACCGGTGGAAAGTTCTCAAGACATCGTATTATAGCTGGAATAACAACCAGCAAACAGTGAAACTTACTCGTTTCCCACAATATGCAACCACGATGCAATCAATCATGGATGAATCTGAAACATGGAGCCGCTCGCATGGCACCAACACCGGCCCTGTTCGTATTCGGAATAGGCCTAAGCCTACAGTGCATGACGAAGAGACAGAAGATTCCGAAGAAGAAGCAACTGCTGCTCAGTCGTTGCATGATCATTCTACTGTGGATGTCATT ATCAAGACAGACCCAGAGACTCCTCCTGAGATGGACTCTAACCTGAGAATCGGCTTCATTGGGGCAGGCAACATGGCCTACGGGATAGCCAAGGGAGTCCTGCAGTCTG GAGATGTCCCTCCCACCAATGTTAAAGTGAGCGCACCCTCCGCAAGGAACTTTGGTCGCTTTCAG GAGTTGGGGGTGGCTGTCACCCACTCCAATGCAGAGCTGGTCAGTAGCTGTGACTTGGTGTTCGTGGCGGTCAAACCACACCTCGTCACAACCATTCTCAGTGAGATTACAGACCTCGTCACCCGGAAACACATCATCGTCTCCGTGGCAGCAGGTGTAACCTTGGCAACGCTTCAGGGG ctcctgccaTTTGACACTGTGGTTTTGAGACTGATGCCCAACCttccctgtctggtccagcaaggGGCACTGTTGTTCTCGCGGGGGACACGGGCGCGACAGGAGGACGGGGATCTGCTCCGCTCGCTGCTTCAACACTGTGGCCTGGTGGAGGAGGGGCCCGAGGCCTGGATAGACATCCACACTGGGCTCAGTGGCAGTGGGGTGGCCTTT GTCTAA
- the pycr3 gene encoding pyrroline-5-carboxylate reductase 3 isoform X3: protein MDSNLRIGFIGAGNMAYGIAKGVLQSGDVPPTNVKVSAPSARNFGRFQELGVAVTHSNAELVSSCDLVFVAVKPHLVTTILSEITDLVTRKHIIVSVAAGVTLATLQGLLPFDTVVLRLMPNLPCLVQQGALLFSRGTRARQEDGDLLRSLLQHCGLVEEGPEAWIDIHTGLSGSGVAFVYLFAEALAEGAVKMGMPSALAHSIAAQTVLGAGQLLRDSGKHPAQLRSEVCTPGGTTIFGLHAMEQGGVRAATMTAVETATERARELGRKSAPMATENRK from the exons ATGGACTCTAACCTGAGAATCGGCTTCATTGGGGCAGGCAACATGGCCTACGGGATAGCCAAGGGAGTCCTGCAGTCTG GAGATGTCCCTCCCACCAATGTTAAAGTGAGCGCACCCTCCGCAAGGAACTTTGGTCGCTTTCAG GAGTTGGGGGTGGCTGTCACCCACTCCAATGCAGAGCTGGTCAGTAGCTGTGACTTGGTGTTCGTGGCGGTCAAACCACACCTCGTCACAACCATTCTCAGTGAGATTACAGACCTCGTCACCCGGAAACACATCATCGTCTCCGTGGCAGCAGGTGTAACCTTGGCAACGCTTCAGGGG ctcctgccaTTTGACACTGTGGTTTTGAGACTGATGCCCAACCttccctgtctggtccagcaaggGGCACTGTTGTTCTCGCGGGGGACACGGGCGCGACAGGAGGACGGGGATCTGCTCCGCTCGCTGCTTCAACACTGTGGCCTGGTGGAGGAGGGGCCCGAGGCCTGGATAGACATCCACACTGGGCTCAGTGGCAGTGGGGTGGCCTTT GTGTATCTGTTTGCAGAGGCGCTGGCTGAGGGAGCGGTGAAGATGGGCATGCCCAGTGCTCTGGCCCATAGCATCGCTGCTCAGACTGTATTG GGGGCAGGCCAGTTGTTGAGGGACTCAGGGAAGCATCCAGCCCAACTGCGTTCGGAGGTGTGTACACCAGGAGGCACCACTATCTTCGGGCTTCATGCCATGGAGCAGGGGGGTGTGAGGGCCGCCACCATGACCGCTGTGGAGACTGCTACTGAGAGGGCCAGGGAGCTGGGCAGGAAGTCGGCGCCTATGGCCACAGAAAATAGGAAGTGA
- the pycr3 gene encoding pyrroline-5-carboxylate reductase 3 isoform X4, whose translation MAYGIAKGVLQSGDVPPTNVKVSAPSARNFGRFQELGVAVTHSNAELVSSCDLVFVAVKPHLVTTILSEITDLVTRKHIIVSVAAGVTLATLQGLLPFDTVVLRLMPNLPCLVQQGALLFSRGTRARQEDGDLLRSLLQHCGLVEEGPEAWIDIHTGLSGSGVAFVYLFAEALAEGAVKMGMPSALAHSIAAQTVLGAGQLLRDSGKHPAQLRSEVCTPGGTTIFGLHAMEQGGVRAATMTAVETATERARELGRKSAPMATENRK comes from the exons aTGGCCTACGGGATAGCCAAGGGAGTCCTGCAGTCTG GAGATGTCCCTCCCACCAATGTTAAAGTGAGCGCACCCTCCGCAAGGAACTTTGGTCGCTTTCAG GAGTTGGGGGTGGCTGTCACCCACTCCAATGCAGAGCTGGTCAGTAGCTGTGACTTGGTGTTCGTGGCGGTCAAACCACACCTCGTCACAACCATTCTCAGTGAGATTACAGACCTCGTCACCCGGAAACACATCATCGTCTCCGTGGCAGCAGGTGTAACCTTGGCAACGCTTCAGGGG ctcctgccaTTTGACACTGTGGTTTTGAGACTGATGCCCAACCttccctgtctggtccagcaaggGGCACTGTTGTTCTCGCGGGGGACACGGGCGCGACAGGAGGACGGGGATCTGCTCCGCTCGCTGCTTCAACACTGTGGCCTGGTGGAGGAGGGGCCCGAGGCCTGGATAGACATCCACACTGGGCTCAGTGGCAGTGGGGTGGCCTTT GTGTATCTGTTTGCAGAGGCGCTGGCTGAGGGAGCGGTGAAGATGGGCATGCCCAGTGCTCTGGCCCATAGCATCGCTGCTCAGACTGTATTG GGGGCAGGCCAGTTGTTGAGGGACTCAGGGAAGCATCCAGCCCAACTGCGTTCGGAGGTGTGTACACCAGGAGGCACCACTATCTTCGGGCTTCATGCCATGGAGCAGGGGGGTGTGAGGGCCGCCACCATGACCGCTGTGGAGACTGCTACTGAGAGGGCCAGGGAGCTGGGCAGGAAGTCGGCGCCTATGGCCACAGAAAATAGGAAGTGA